The genome window GGCCGTTCTTCCCCGGCGGGATGGGGGCCATGAGGATGACTCATTTCATCTTCATGTTCGTCCTCATCGTCACCGCGGTGGTGCGCGTCTGGTGGGCTTTCGTCGGCCCCGGCTCGGCCCCGCTCGGCCGCCGCGAGAAGGTCAGGGACTACAGGCACTTCGGCTACCAGAGGGAGAACCGCGGCACCTTCTGGGGCACCGTCAAGTACTACCTCTTCCTGCAGCCCACGGCGCCGCAGGTCTACAAGTACAACAGCCTGCAGAAGGGCACCTACGTCTTCTGGCTCCTGCTGATAGCGGCGCAGGCCGTCACCGGGTTCGCGATCTGGTCGCCCACGCAGGAGTGGTTCCTGCCCCTCACGTACGCGCTCGGCGGCTCGATGTACGTGCGGACGTGGCACTACCTGATCATGTGGCTGTTCCTGATCACGACCGCGATCCATATCTACCTGTCCGCCCTGCACCTCGACGAGCTGAAGATGATGTTCACCGGCCGCGAGATGCGCGGCGCCGGGGAGTAGGCGTATGGCCCCGAGGACCGATCGGGAGGCCGGCGGAGACCGGCCTCCCGCCGCGGTCGCCGTCGTCTGCCTGGGCAACACCCTCATGTGCGACGACGGCGTGGCCGCCGCCGTGGCACGCCTGCTCGGGTCACGCCTCCCCCGCGAAGCGGCGCTGCACGTGCAGGCGCACGCCGACCAGACGCTCGTCTCGATACTGCGGGGCTCGAGCGCGGTCGTGGTGGTCGACGCGCTCGACGCGGGTGCGCCCCCCGGCGCGGTCTTTCGCTTCGACCCCGACGAGGCCGGCGTCACGCGGACGCGCTCGCACAACATGCAC of Coriobacteriia bacterium contains these proteins:
- a CDS encoding hydrogenase maturation protease, encoding MAPRTDREAGGDRPPAAVAVVCLGNTLMCDDGVAAAVARLLGSRLPREAALHVQAHADQTLVSILRGSSAVVVVDALDAGAPPGAVFRFDPDEAGVTRTRSHNMHGMGLGYALTNARLLGADPRVVVFGVQVGDVRPAPDTLSPRVASAVPDVAELVAAEVRSMLAQAS
- a CDS encoding cytochrome b/b6 domain-containing protein, coding for MAHPLATREEHPAPARWMHFVHLLSIFVLAFTGFYIARPFFPGGMGAMRMTHFIFMFVLIVTAVVRVWWAFVGPGSAPLGRREKVRDYRHFGYQRENRGTFWGTVKYYLFLQPTAPQVYKYNSLQKGTYVFWLLLIAAQAVTGFAIWSPTQEWFLPLTYALGGSMYVRTWHYLIMWLFLITTAIHIYLSALHLDELKMMFTGREMRGAGE